TCTCCTGTAAGGACGAGCAGCAGCACTAAAATATCTCTGCAATGCCAGGAGGGCGACGTGCCTTTGGAAGTGGGTTAAGAATAGATCCACAATGGGGCTCGCTCCCGTCTTCTGTTGTCTGAGGACGGTCAGTTGTTTGCAGGGGGCAGAGGAAGAGGCAAGACAGATTCTCAAAGTGAATCCAATGGATTaggttgtattttttttctctttctactGGATCCTGCCATATGCTAACAACAGCATCACACTGCTGCTTTTGAAAACTTGGTCTTCGTCCGTCTGGAGTTTATTGTGGTACTGGAGGCTGCTGTTCCACGTGGTAGAGGTGGAAAGTGAAGCTGGATAGAGTGTCTGCTGGCTTCAGGATCTATACTGGGGCCTTAAATTTTTTTGGATAGCAAGCATGTTGGGATCAAATGCTTCAGaggtcatcttcatctgtgtcaaTCAGAGCATCACATTGATGGGTGAGGAGCAACAGAAATGAAGGAAGTTTTCACCCTTTACTTTTTTGctaatttaaatatattttatttatattctgtAATATTTATCATAGGCCAACAATTTTAGCTTAATAGTAATCCTAAATGTTTATTTCTGTAAGGCTTTAATTTTCCTTGTTTGTTTAGGGAAGGTGTGGCTGACCATGATGATTTTCCTCCGCATCCTTATCCTCCTCTTCGCTGGTTACCCTCTCTACCAGGATGAGCAGGAGCGTTTTGTCTGTAACACCATTCAGCCTGGCTGTGCCAATGTGTGCTACGATCTGTTTTCCCCCATTTCTCTTTTCCGTTTCTGGCTGGTGCAGCTCATCACCTTGTCCCTTCCCTTGATCATCTTTATCATCTATGTGGTCCATAAAGTTGCAAATGGCCTCAATATGGAGCTGAACTCCTCAGGTCATATCAAAACTGCAGCACTCTTCAAAATCAACCAGGAGGCGTTCAGCAGGACGTCTGTGAACCGGACGCCACTTCTGGCTGGCGGCTTCACTGGGGCATACATTCTCCATCTGATGTTCAGGACTTTACTGGAGGCAGGGTTCGGGGCAGCTCACTACTATCTGTTTGGCTTCTACATCCCCAAAAGGTTCCTGTGTCAGCATCCACCCTGCACAACCCAGGTAGACTGCTACATCTCCAGACCCACTGAGAAGACAGTGATGCTCAACTTCATGCTAGGTGTGGGAGCTCTGTCAATTTTCTTAAATGTGCTGGATTTCTTCTGTGCCATCAAGCGCTCTGTGAGACAGAAGACCAAGAAGAAGCTAACAGTAGAGAGGATGTATGAAGAAGAGCAGTGTTTCCTTGCAGCCTCCAGGGGAAAAGACCAAAACACGTCACTGGCTCAGCAGGACATAGAAGCAGATGCTGGCCAAGCAGGGAGTTTCCGAAAGAGAAGAGGTAGTAAGGGTTCtagcagaggaggaggaacacTTGGTTTAGATCAAGATTCACAATGCCTGGAGCGATCCTCACTACCTCGCCCTCCAGGAGCTCCAGGCTGTAACACCAATGGGAACAATGGATACTCTGCCACCCAGGAGGAACCCCTGGAACGGGAAGGCAGTGAGGTGGCCCTCTGTCCCCCAGAGCCTTTGGCGACACCCAGGTCTATTCGTGTTAGTAAACGCAGCCGGATAAAGCCGCCACCTCCACCCAGGCGGGACCTTGGGTCATTCACAGGAGGGTTAGCAGGGCCTGTGGGTGATGCTTCCACAGCGACAACTGTCTGTACTAAAAGGGTGGGTCAGTACACACTGGTGGAGCTCAGTACTGCAGAACCACAGGCAAATGATGATACACAGGAGAAAAGATCAGAGTGGGTGTGAATCCTAGGACTGGACTGCTTTATTCCCAGGTTATTCTGGAACAAAAGAATGACTTAAATATGTGTGTATGAGAAAAAGACCAAAACTCAAAAACTTCCACCTCTTTCAAAGCAGAGGATCCTTTCTGAGCTGGTGGCTAATACTGTATGAGGTCATTAGGTTTCCACAGCCACTGAGAACCAGCTCTGGGAAAGAAGAACTGGTTCTAGACTGGCATCAACACTTTGTAGGTCAAGAATCCAAACCGTTAATGGTAGGGACGAGGGTCAGATTATTGTAACCAACAAaagcaactaaaacaaaaatcGAAACTAGTCATGTTTGGATGCAATGTAGATTTACAAACTGAGGAGCACCATTTATATTAATTAACTGTCTTGTGCTATGAAAAAAAATTTGCTAATGGGGTGAGCGTATTTTGCTTGGCCGGATTTTTAAAAACCGCATAAAAATGTAGGCACTTGCCTAAAATATGGCCCATTTAAAGCAGGCTTTGCTGACAGTaagcaataaaaacacagttatttaaagcaaatgtaattttcttgaaattaaaagtgtgttttactttgttataattttaatttaactGAGTTTTAGCTGAAGCATCTTAATATTCAGAGATGTTTTCCTAAAATGATATAATGCTTTTTAGAAACAACATTCACTTTGCGTGGGTGGGAAATGTTTTACTTTCTTGACATCCCGTCTTGCAGTGAGACAAGCACCAGGGCAGAGGTTTGAGCTGTTAGGAATGACATCCTGCCTGTCTGTCTACATCATTTAACTATGCAGTCTGTACAGATACCTGAGGAAAATCCAAAACAGTAATGCATTCAAAAAACAGAGACACCTTAGACTCATGAAGCGTGCACAGATTtgctgtgattttattttttcatgtcttcAGATCACACAACCTCAGATGAGTGTGCATTTTCTTGCCAAGTGATGCAAAGTGACAAGAATTCTAATCTTGAATATATACTCTCTTAATATAACCGGACACAGTTAGCCCAAAGTGCCCTTGAACAAACCTCAGCCTTAAGAAAACCTAACACAGTGCAGCCCACCTGTTTCGTCCCATGTTAGCTTTACCCCCACCTCCCCCGACACACTGTCCATAAACAAAGGCAGGCCTTGACCTGTCCCACATATACATCACAGTCACTCTATGTGATACCTCTATTCCGCTCCTCTCCTTTGTGTTGAGGTGACTGGAGTCTAAGTAGACCTGAGTCGCCTCTAGGTCCTGACCCTGGTCACTCAGGTCACTTTTTAGGATCAGGGTCAGGTCAAAGTAAAAATCTGCATAAGTTGTCATTATCAAGCCTATAAAATGACATCAAATTCCCCTGGCAGAGGAGAAGGACAACATGAAGCCCATAAAGCTGACATAGGCTCACTAAGCATTTATGCTCCCCCATAGGGGCTCATATTTATGGAGACAGCTTGTCACTCTATTTCAGTGCCTCACACAGCTTAGGGGAATACAGACCTTAACGTACACTGACACTCAAAATAGAGCGCTGAGGAGGAGTTGGAGAGACGCAGCATTGCCTGTTGCCCTTCAGGATATCTGCACTGTGCATGTTGTGGCTTTGGTTTCACCTTGATCAAAGCTCACACTAATGCGAGGCAGATACCATTCTCTTGCTGTGCCACATGCCAGTCATGTATTTATATGTTAAATTAACATGTTCTTTCGCTGCTGGATTGTGCCCAGATTTTAGCTGCCCATGATTATGAAGATTTCTGAAATCCACTGATCTCACTATCAGCCAGGTTTTTCAGTCCTTGAATGATACAGCCACACGATGCagatgttttccccataagaagAAGAGGAGACTCATTAAATCACTGCCACACGGTACTTGTTGCATGTGCTGCTCTATGGCTGAGGGGCTGGACTCTGTGTAAGCAGATAGCTCTTGAtctccctccttttcttgtggtcTCTTTGAAGGTTACAACAAAAGCTCCCAGCCTCATATCTCACTTATGTCCCGGGTGCTGCTGTTTTGACTGTCATCAGGTGACCAGAGGGGGTTTTcaccagaccacagcaggtctgaaaGTATCGCACCTTTCTCACATCTTCAGGGGATGAGTCATTAAAGATGGTCTCAGATTGGTGGTTTTATtggtatttttttctataatatcTGGGCTTTTAATGTAAAATCTTTTGGAAGTGATGTACAAATTTATATGTTTTATTCAATGCTGTATTTGTTATATTGTACCTTGACACAGTGTGTATGTATGACTACgcatcatttatacattttagtttcttttcatcaCACTGAATTGAAAACTATTAAGTGCAGTTTCTTGATTGATTGAAAAGTCTGTGATACTTAATGTGTTTTATcccttttgttatgatttgatggGACCTATGTATGAGTTATTGCTGTTCATAAATTATACTTAGAGGCTACAGCTACAACATTTAGGATGACTTTACTTCTCAAAGCACTTTATTATTCCCATCAGTTTTTAAGTGCAGCTCTTTGTGCTGCTGACGTTTTTCTGAACTCACACTGCCCTCCAGTGGCACAAAATGTGAAATGCTGTTGATATATAAATGAATCAGACACATGAACTCGTCTCTCTGATATTTATACTTTGATTAATCTTTCAGTGAATGTATGAAACAAGTAAAGAGTGTAATGTTATAGATATGTTTGTTgatgttgttcattttaatacctacGCTGATTGTGTTCAGCACATTTTGGGATTAAAAGGTCATCAATGTAATGGAGATCAGCGATAGATAACAAGCTTTATCTCATAGGACCGTAACGTTGGTTAGGGATGTAAATACACTGCTTCAGCTCAGTTGCAACAACAAATCAGAAAAAGTTAGGATGGTTTGCAAAATCAAAATTAAAACTGAAACCAGTGATGATGAAATTATCTAATTAAATTATCTAAATGATCTAAAATCCTAATTTCTGATCTCATGAActgtattgttacctccgccaaggaggttatgtttttgccagggtttgtttgtttgtttgactgtttgtttgtttgtttgtctgtctgtctgtttgtctgtccgttagtgtgcaacataactcaaaaagttatggacagattttgatgaaattttcagggtttgttggaaatgggataaggaagaaataattaaattttggtggtgatcgggggtgggggggcccatttccaacaaaccctgaaaatttcatcaaaatctgtccataactttttgagttatgttgcacactaacggacagacagacaaacaaacaaacaaacaaaccctggcaaaaacataacctccttggcgtgggggggggcccacagatcagccttggtggaggtctgcgctctccgagtgcttctagtttttacagAATTAACATATTCCAGTTTTGACTCTTACAACACAATCCCCAGTTATTGTTACAGTAAAGCATTTGCCACTGGAATAATGCAATTTCTTTTCACTCTTAGGGACTGAAGACACAACCACTGATTCCTCTTATACCATATAATGGCAGGTATTTACTGACAGTTTTCATGTTCTGCACAGGCTGAGATGGTAAGAAAATGCAGacaaatacagtgtgtgtgttcCATACAGTTGTGAAAAGAATGGAAGTAAAAGTGTGTCACAAAAATGTGTTGTCATGTCTTTGTACGTGTCTGAGCTGTATCCAGTCATCTCTAGCTCATGTACAGTGTTTTATCCGGCTATAGCTTTgtgttttctcctttttctgtctTAGTTGCCACATTTTGGCAAACAAACCTAGACAAACTCATGAAGCTAACCAAATACCAAGAACAATCTCCAGTGACTGCCATTAACACTTTCTTACTGTTTTTTAAGCATCatagtctctcttttttttccacaagatTATGCCTGTTTGTGTTTAGTCACCAGCCATGATTTTTCCAGATGAATACAAAATATTTAGAAGGTTAAAAGAGAAATGGAATTAAACTTCACATAAAAGTAAGACCCACATTGTTCATGAGAAACTCCACTCTTTACAGGTGTGGTTGGACTTATTTGGGTGTACCATCACTGAGGCACCCTGATCTTATCTTGACAACAGTTCAGGATCCTGGAAATAATAAATACACAACTGAAGCAGTAGAAAGTAACATTAGTGCCTCAGTGTGTTCTTTGCAGGTCAGTTCAGTCTGACTTTTCATGCAGTCAAACCAAGGTTAATATACACTTCATGAGGTAAATTTGATACATCACATTTCATGTATGTTTCACAGTGCAGCCTCCAGCATCATCTGCCAGGTTCAGTTTAATACACATTGTACCTATAATGTTGATTTCATCCAAAAACTTCTcagtgattaacccataaagacccaaacagccactgacgaccaaaaccatctactgatgtaaaatgtttaataagttctgaaccaatacatgtaaataattggtgcaaaatgcagtttgtcatcttttcatggtcatcagatatgacccatttggacattcagaggctccgtagtgactatggaaacaccatcatcttctacaacattgattcaccggtaaaactgatggagttagatcaatgacagtggatggaaacacttgttttatgttcagttaatgttatatttttctgaaaaagtcactttttcttcagttttctctgtttttgatataatatccctcaactttaatctgagcttttatgaacatccacatgattagtaaattaaataccgaaaaatacctgatgtacaATGAAAAAATCAGATCTAGCAACAAAAGACAAAGACATGAAAACGACTCTTGACTTCTTATATTTCCTTACAGCTATATgagtttattatcattatttaaagcCTGCATCTTTGCTTCATGGTGGCTACAGAATTATCTCTTTAACCTTCACCATTATTAGTATTTTCCCCGTTTTTACAGACAATATAAAGAAGAAAAGACTGTACGAAACAACTTATGTGATCCCCGACAAGTAGGTCTGATTTCTTGGCACACTGTGACCTTCTGGTTGTTGCTTGGATGACCTGGATGAGGAGTGCTTAATGCAAATGAAACGAAtctgattaagaaaaaaaaaaaaaaaaaaaaaggcagaaggtACAgtcatttgtgtatgtatgtaatgcCATCTGTTCTCCCACTGTAAACTTTAGCAAAATTTTTACACAAAAGACAAACACTCAGGTTTTCTGTATTTCATAACCAACTCCTACACTGAAGATACACAACTTCAGAACTATTTTTCTgccatttattctttatttcctTCACATTGTCAGTGGTTTGCCGACGTTGAAGATGGTAAAACTATTCCACTGTTTCCTTTCAGGTATACCAGCCTGAACACTGTGGTTATATCTGACTGTAAATCCTGTGATTTACAGCATGTGTCTGTGTCGTGTGTGGAGTTATTCCTGAAGAACCTTGGTAAAGTAATAAATGTCACTTGGAAATTTTTCAGACTCTGTCCTTCATTCATTAATTTCACAGAACAGATATCCCAATTCCTGTAAAGAGGCACAAGTCATCATTCTCTGAACACAGATGGAATACTACACTTTACTTAAAGGAATTAGTCATGTTAAACAAAACTAAATGATCTAATCTGTCAGTTTTTACCTGATTATTGCACCGCATACTTAGTATCTATTGAAGACTAATGCTGGATGTTATTTTGTTCCATATGTTGTAATTCTCTCTCTTGCAGTTTTGCAGCACAAAAAGGTTGTGTATGAGCACTGACGATTGAGAGGTGAAAGACGCTGCAGAAAAGACATGGTGTGAGGCGCCCTCTAGTGGACAAATATGAGTAACGCATTTGGTAGAATTTCCTTGGATTTGTGAATGGCAGTTTTCTGATGGTTTAAACGGCTATACTATATTCACTATATTTAGACCATACaaatcaaccaaaagcatcatgTAATATTGTAACTAATGAAAAGGGCTTTTGATAAATATTTGAGAATAAGTATTGCAGCTCTAAGGGATTTGGGTTTGCAGGAGAGATCTGGCTTCAgtctacaaaataataagtaacaacgATGTAATGATCGCTCTTTTAAGGTATTTTGTGCAGCATTTGTGGAAAAGGAGACATCCTGCGATGGCCGGGAATCGAACCCGGGTCAACTGCTTGGAAGGCAGCTATGCTCACCACTATACCACCATCGCGTCGCATGAAATCACGGAAGTCTCCACTGACCTATGGAAATGGAAAAGAGGAGAACAGGcggaaacaggaggaggaggaggaggagcgtgGTAACCAGGGTGAACCATGTGTTCGTCCGTTCACTCTGGTCCATGTGGAGCCGAGTTGTGTTGTGCTTTTTGTCTTTcaaacttttcattcattcattcattcattcattcattcattcattctcctccgcttatccggggccgggtcgcgggggtaacagtctaatcagggatgcccagacttccctctccccagactcctcctccagctcttccgggggggaccctgaggcgttcccaggccagcccacagacatagtctctccatcgtgtcctgggtcttcacagaggtctcctcccggtgggacatgcccggaacacctccccagggaggagtccaggaggcatcccaAGCAGATGccagagccacctcagctggcccctctggacacggaggagcagcggttctactctgagctcctccctggtgtctgagctcctcaccctgtccctgagggtgcgcccagacaccctgcggaggaaactcatttcgaccgcttgtatccgggatcttgttctttcggtcatgacccaaagctcatgaccataggtgagtcAAACTTTTCATTTTTATCTAATTATTGTCTTTTGTTCAAGAATTATTGTAGACTGTCTTCATCGGGAGGAGAACTTGTACTTCTCATTCTTCTATCCATAACATGTCTCTGTTCAGCTAAGACAGAGCCATTACATTTAACATGTTGTACtcatatttatcataatatactCTTTTTGGCACATTAACAGACGACTACTGTAAAATGACAGAACTGTTTGTTGTCGGGAGGTTTCGAACCTGTGCCCGTGACGTGTACAGTTAAGCTTAACTTTCTAACTTTTCCCATTCATTCTCTGTGGTAGTCCTTAACACTACggatgtaatatatatatttggCCACTACGGCACTTTGGCGCTGTTTTAACGGTTTTGAGTAATTTCCTCCCATGACGCGCAGCCGCAGTAAGCTCCATCACTCTGATCCTCTGAGAAGGCGACGCATCTCTAGCTGTTTTCGGTTTTTTAGCTCTTATTTCGCTCaggtaaggtgtttttttttttttttttttaaatacaaatccATTTACTCATGAAACTATTAATACTTTTATCACCGAGTTATAGCTTGACAGATAGTATACTGACAAATGTTCGCAGCTAATTCTTTTTAATTACCTATCACTACACGGATTGGCTTTTCTATCTTATATCAATTTACTTTGTTTATCAAGTAAATAATGAATGAACATTGGCCTAATTATTGTCTATGAAAGTAGTCAGAGTGTTATTTCATGACAAGATTTGGGGTGGACTTAATAAACACTTATTTTCTGTCAGCTATGGGCGAATATAGC
This genomic window from Sphaeramia orbicularis chromosome 20, fSphaOr1.1, whole genome shotgun sequence contains:
- the gjd4 gene encoding gap junction delta-4 protein, with protein sequence MGKVWLTMMIFLRILILLFAGYPLYQDEQERFVCNTIQPGCANVCYDLFSPISLFRFWLVQLITLSLPLIIFIIYVVHKVANGLNMELNSSGHIKTAALFKINQEAFSRTSVNRTPLLAGGFTGAYILHLMFRTLLEAGFGAAHYYLFGFYIPKRFLCQHPPCTTQVDCYISRPTEKTVMLNFMLGVGALSIFLNVLDFFCAIKRSVRQKTKKKLTVERMYEEEQCFLAASRGKDQNTSLAQQDIEADAGQAGSFRKRRGSKGSSRGGGTLGLDQDSQCLERSSLPRPPGAPGCNTNGNNGYSATQEEPLEREGSEVALCPPEPLATPRSIRVSKRSRIKPPPPPRRDLGSFTGGLAGPVGDASTATTVCTKRVGQYTLVELSTAEPQANDDTQEKRSEWV